The window CCCGGCGAGCTCGTACTCGCGGACGTCCGTGCCGTCGATCCGGACTTCGCCGCCGGTGACGTCGTAGAAGCGCGCCACCAGCTTCACCGCCGTCGACTTCCCGGCGCCGGTCGCGCCGACCAGCGCGATCGTCTCGCCCGCCGCCACGTCGAGGGAGAACTGCTCGAGCGCCTTCGCCTCGGTGCCGGTGTAGGAGAACTCGACCTCCTTGAACGACACCTCCCCGCGCATCCGCTCCGGCACGGTCACCGCGTTCTCCGCCGCCGGTACCGACGTCGGCGTCCGCAGCAGGTCGCCGATCCGGTTCAGGCCGACGCGGGCCTGCTGGTAGCCGTCGAACACCGACGACAGCTGCTGGATCGGCGAGAAGAACTGCTGCAGGTACAGCAGGAACGCGAGCAGCACGCCGGCCGACAGCGTCCCCGCCGAGACGCGGTTCGCGCCTGCCACCAGCACCGTGGTCGTCGCCAGGTCGGACAGCAGCGCCACCAGCGGGAAGTACGTCGCGACGTACCGCTGCGCCCGCAGCCGCGAGCGCCGGTAGTCGTCGCTGCGCGAAGCGAACGCCGCCGCGGAACGGTCTTCGCGCGTGTACGCCTGGGCGACGCGCAGGCCGCTCACGTTTTCCTGCATGTCCGCGTTGACGACGCTGACCCGCTCGCGGGCCTCGTTGTACGCCTTCGACGCCGCCCGCCGGAAGATCACCGTCGCCACCGCCAGCACCGGCACCATCGCCAGCGCGAACAGCGCCAGCCCGGCGTCGGTGACCAGCAGCGCTGCCGTGATCCCGGCCAGCGTCAGCGCGCTGACCACCGCGGTCGCGAGCCCGGTCTGCAGGAACGTCGAGAGCGCGTCGACGTCCGTGGTCATCCGGGTCATGATCTTCCCGGACAGCTCCCGCTCGTAGTAGTCGAGCCCGAGCCGCTGCAGGTGCGCGTAGCTGCGGACACGCAGCGCGTACAGCACTGTCTCGCCGACCCGCGACGTCAGCCGCGTCTGCGCGAACACCACCAGCCAGTCGGCCGCGATCACCGCCGCGCCGATCCCGGCGACCAGCCAGATCACCCACTCCACGCCCGCGCGGACGCCGTGGTCGACGCCGAACTGATACAGCCCCGGCAGCGCGATCGACGCCAGCGCGTCCGCCGCCACCAGCGCGACGACCACCGCGAGCGGCCAGCGGACCGGCCGCAGCAGCCCGGCCAGCCGGAAGCCGGGGTCGGGCGCGGTGACGTCCACATCGGACAGTCGTGGCTCGTCGACGGCGGCCGGGAGCTTGCGCACGCCCTCGATCAGCTCCGGCGTCGGCGGCACGTCGAGGCCGCCGCCCCCGCCGACGAACCCGCTGCTGTCCACGTTGCCACTGCGCTGCTGCGCCGCTTCGGCCAGCTCGTCGACCTCGTCGCGCTCGGCGCGCGGCCACAGCGCCGGCGTGATCCCGTCCTGGCCGCAGTCGAGGCCCTCGCAGCGGTGCTTCTCCTCGACGTCGTCGCCCGGGCCCGCGACCAGTTCGCGGAACAGCGGGCAGCGGACCATCAGCTCGGCTTCGGTGCCGACGTCGACGACGCGGCCCTCGTCCAGCACCGCGATCCGGTCGGCCAGGGCCAGCGTCGAGCGCCGGTGCGCGATCAGCAGCGTGGTCCGGCTCGCGGTGACCGAGCGCAGGGTGTCGTGGATCGCCGCCTCGGTGACGGTGTCGATGGCCGACGTCGCGTCGTCCAGGACCAGGATCCGCGGGTCGGTGATCAGCGCCCTGGCCAGCCCGAGCCGCTGCCGCTGGCCGCCCGAAAGCGTCAGCCCGCGCTCGCCGACCAGCGTGTCGTAGCCGTCGGGCAGGGCGCGGATGAACTCGTCCGCCTCCGCCGCACGCGCCGCCGCGACGACCTCGTCCTCGCTCGCGTCCGGACGGCCGTACGCGATGTTGTCGCGGATCGACGAGGAGAACAGGAACGCCTCCTCGAACACCACGCCGATCGCCTGCCGCAGCTGCCGCAGCGGGACGTCCCGGACGTCGAGGCCGCCGACCCGCACCGCACCCGCGTGGACGTCGTAGAACCGGGGCAGCAGCAGGGAGATCGTCGACTTCCCGGAGCCCGCGGTGCCGACCAGCGCGAGCGTCTCGCCCGGGTTCGCCGCGACCGAGAGCCCGGCCAGCACCGGTTCGCTGCGCGTGTAGCCGAACCGGACGTCCGCCAGCTCGACGCCGAGCGGCCCGGACGGCAGCGGCCGCGCGTCGGCGGAGTCGACGACCTCGGGCTGCGCGTCGATCAGCTCGTACACGCGCTCGGCGCCGGCGCGGGTCAGCTGCGCCTGCACGACCAGGCCGGACAACATCCGGGCCGGGCCGATCAGCGTCGCGAGGTAGGTCGCGAAGGCGAGGAACGTGCCGAGCGTGATCGAGCCGTTCAGCGCGAGGACACCGCCGATGCCGAGGACGGCGACCTGGCCGGCGGCGGGCAGGGCCGCGGTGGTCGCCGTCGGCACCGCGGACAGCTTCGCCGCGCGAAGCCGCTCCCCGAACAGCTTGCGCGCGGTCCCTTCGAGCTTCGAAACCTCCCGCGCCTCCTGGCCGAAGCCCTTGACCACGCGGACGCCGGTGACGGTCTCCTCCACCTGCTGCGCGACGTCCGCCGCGCGTTGCTGCGCCGACCACGTCGCCGGGAAGAGGCGCTTGCGGCTGCGCGTCACGACGATGCCGACCGCGGGCGTGACGACCAGCGCGATCAGCGTCAGCACCGGCGA of the Amycolatopsis sp. NBC_01488 genome contains:
- a CDS encoding ABC transporter ATP-binding protein, coding for MTIAPPRSRQELPPAETVGWVRRLSAAAWEHRALVVLSLLAAVFSVGVQAASPLLVRTAVDDAVAGHTGGLGAIAAVLVALQLVAFGTAFARRYLGGKLALDVQHDLRQRVFNAVSRLDGGKQDALRTGQVVSRAISDLQLVVGILMQIPLSAGSVIFALLSFAAMLWMSPVLTLIALVVTPAVGIVVTRSRKRLFPATWSAQQRAADVAQQVEETVTGVRVVKGFGQEAREVSKLEGTARKLFGERLRAAKLSAVPTATTAALPAAGQVAVLGIGGVLALNGSITLGTFLAFATYLATLIGPARMLSGLVVQAQLTRAGAERVYELIDAQPEVVDSADARPLPSGPLGVELADVRFGYTRSEPVLAGLSVAANPGETLALVGTAGSGKSTISLLLPRFYDVHAGAVRVGGLDVRDVPLRQLRQAIGVVFEEAFLFSSSIRDNIAYGRPDASEDEVVAAARAAEADEFIRALPDGYDTLVGERGLTLSGGQRQRLGLARALITDPRILVLDDATSAIDTVTEAAIHDTLRSVTASRTTLLIAHRRSTLALADRIAVLDEGRVVDVGTEAELMVRCPLFRELVAGPGDDVEEKHRCEGLDCGQDGITPALWPRAERDEVDELAEAAQQRSGNVDSSGFVGGGGGLDVPPTPELIEGVRKLPAAVDEPRLSDVDVTAPDPGFRLAGLLRPVRWPLAVVVALVAADALASIALPGLYQFGVDHGVRAGVEWVIWLVAGIGAAVIAADWLVVFAQTRLTSRVGETVLYALRVRSYAHLQRLGLDYYERELSGKIMTRMTTDVDALSTFLQTGLATAVVSALTLAGITAALLVTDAGLALFALAMVPVLAVATVIFRRAASKAYNEARERVSVVNADMQENVSGLRVAQAYTREDRSAAAFASRSDDYRRSRLRAQRYVATYFPLVALLSDLATTTVLVAGANRVSAGTLSAGVLLAFLLYLQQFFSPIQQLSSVFDGYQQARVGLNRIGDLLRTPTSVPAAENAVTVPERMRGEVSFKEVEFSYTGTEAKALEQFSLDVAAGETIALVGATGAGKSTAVKLVARFYDVTGGEVRIDGTDVREYELAGLRRRMGVVPQEAHLFSGTVADNVRYGRPAASDSEVEAAVRAVGAFDGVAALPAGFLQPVGERGRSLSAGQRQLVALARAELVDPDVLLLDEATAALDPSTEAAVLRATETVSRRRTTFVVAHRLATAARADRIVVLDHGRIAETGTHEELLAANGLYARLWSLG